One Gossypium arboreum isolate Shixiya-1 chromosome 13, ASM2569848v2, whole genome shotgun sequence genomic window, CTAACAGTTTTGTGCCGACAACGCATATGTCTCGACTTATCAATATACATTACGTTAGTAAGACACCCCTATACTTTCAAGTGGTTGTAGGATGGTTTTCTACCTTTCTATAACTTATATGatttattttcccttttcttgTGGGCCACcttatttaaaaggtaattagttGGTAGAAAAACTTCCCCCCACATTTCTGTGATAACCCAGAGCTTCTTAGCAATGTGTTCATCATTTGCTTTAGAGTTTGATTTCTCCGCTCGACTACTCCATTTGATTGAGCAGAGTATGGTGTTGTCACTTCATGAATAATACCATGTTAGGTATAGTATTCACCAAATGGTTAAACATATTCACCACCACGATCACTTCTCACCATTTTAATCTTTTTGTTATGTTGGTTTTCAACTTCTTGCTTATAGAGAATAAATTTCTCCGTAGCGTCGTCTTTGTGCTTAAGAAAATACACGTAGCAATATTTTGTGCTGTCATCAATGaaagtaataaaatatttattcccTCCTCTCGTTTGAATAAACTTTAGTCACAAACATCGCTATGTATTAGATCAAGTGGTTTTGTTCTTCTTTCAACAATTTGGAATGAAGACCTTCGTTAATTTTGCCTCAACACAAGTTTCacgtttatgtttaaaattaatgtgaaatgaaggaatgtgctctaaattaattaacttacATTAAGTAACATAATTAACATGTCCGAGCTTACCATGCCATAACTTAAATGATTCGAGCATATAAACAGAAGAAGAAGAAACATTCTTTTTCATAGTTTATGCTTTTATAGAGATTGCATTACATATCCTTTCTCACAAACATTCCCCCTTCAGAAGAAACATTCTTATTCATATTTCTtgaatatgttaggcacataagtCCATATCAGACATTTCCTTAGAAATTTCTTTCATAACATTAGCCTCATTAGCTCTAACTTTCTTTGGAATCCTACAGTCAGATGACTTGTGCCCCATCTTGTTGCAATTGAAGCATTTTCCTTGAATTTTTTTCTTGTTGGAAATGCCACCTTTTGGTCCAAGTTTAGACCCATTCTGAGGTTGTTTTTCCCTTCTTGAAGTCTTTTTTGCTTTTTGGAAATGCCATCTTTTGTGCTTTAGGTAATGCTTGAAGTCATTCCAAGCAGGAGACAGCTTCTCAAAAATGGCTGCCACTTGGAAGGATTCACTTATCACCATCCCTTCAGCAATAATTTCATGAATGATCAGTTGAAGCTCTTGCTCTTGATTTACAACTAGTTTAAAATCAATCATTACAAAATTCAAGAATTTAGCAACTAAAAACTTTTTAGCACTAGCATCTTCGATTTTGTATTTATGGTCCAATGATATCCATAATTTCTTAGTTGTTTTCTTGATACTATACCCTTCGTAAACTGCATCTGACAATCCATTCAAGATGTAGTTTTGGCACAGGAAATCAAAATGTTTCCAAGCTTCAACAGCAATGAAAGCGATAACTTCATCTCCCTCGCCCTCTTTAATAGTAGGAATGTCATATTTCAAAAATTTGGCCAAGTTCAACATGGTCAAATAAAATAGCATTTTCTGTTGCCAAGTCTTTAAGTTATGTCCCGAGAATTTCGCAGGTTTCTCGTTGTGGCTTACAACAGCTGCTATCAGCAACACTGAGTTTTAAATCGAAGATTGCGTTTGAACCAAAGATTCAGATTGCGAATTGATTGCATTGGTGGGAGTTTCCATTTTCTGTTAAGAAATAAAACTAGAATTAGAAAAATTATCAACTTCTGTTAGATGGTAGGAATCTAATAAAAACCCGAAACAAAAGTTTATATAGTCTAATCAAAAATACAATAAAACAATACACTAGGTAGGTAACCTTAAAAGAGATGTGGTGCACTTGGCACATTTAAATACTAAGGCTTTTAAAGAACTAACCCTAAACATGCATTCTCATATTGTCTTTTTAATTCACCGTTGATAGATTTCTTTTCCTTTGATGTCACAATTTTGAAGCTACAATTTAAAGCCACAATTAAGACcactataaaaaaaaattctttttgatttgttaaacgaaagaattaaaattctgaaataaaatcaaaatcaagTCTATTGAACAGCAGGATTAAATCCCAaaacaaaattatttaattaaatcttgtttgaaaacaaaaatcaaaataaaatatgttaaacaaTGAATAAATCCAAATGTAATTATCTGATTAAGTCTTTGTTTGGAAACAAAATCAAGATCGAATAAAATCTATTAAATGGCGGGAATAAACCCCAAAATAGatgattcaatttaattctaattttgaaacaaaattaaaatcgaATAAAATCTATTAAACCGCTGGAATAAATCTCGaaatagattttatttaattttaatttcttgtttggcaacaaaataaaaaatggaaTAAACTTTGTTGAACGGCGGGAATAAATCCTgtaacatattttatttaattttaatactcGTTTGGAAACAAAATCAAAGATGAAATAAAATCTATTTGAGCGGAGGGAATAAATCCCGAAACAGATTTTATtcagttttaatttttattttcaaataaaatacaaaaattgtTTTTTTCTCCTTGGTGTCTCATTTGTCTCGAATTAGagaattgcaaaataataaaatttttcataagatTGTTGGAAGAAACATGTTAGCGAACaaatatgtaaatataaataaacaaatatttatataaaataaaataaattgaataatttatatttaaaatatcatataCGAAAAACCAATAAATAAGATAACGAAAACCAAAAATCGAAAAGAAGAATCGAGTTTTACTAGATGTTGAGGCCTATTTTACACAGTTTTCTTAAGATAGATTCGGTCACTCCTACTGTACTTGGAGAAATGTTGGTTGACTGTCTCCCAGGATACAATAACATGATGATTGAAGTAGTAGCACCTCTGTCGTGATCAACGAACAAACCTTGTCATCTTCTATCACCGAAAACGTTGGAAAATATATAGAGGAAAAGGGAAGAGTTTTGGAGAGCAAAATATACTTGATGTGAGAGTGTGTGTGTCTATAAAAAATCCTGAAGAATTCTTAGGCTTTTATAGGCATTCAATATGGAGGAATTTTGGAAATATTCATCAATAAGGGTACAAAATCTTCATTAAAGGAGCAATTAAATCAATTTgattaaaatcaaatcaatttgattggaatcaaataaaatcatgatatatatccttttaaatcaaattttgtatatttgctaagaaaaaataaatttcatGTTGGGTTAAAATATTCGTAAGCCCATTTTGAGCCCAACCAATCAAAATATTTCACGTTGCCCACATCGTGTAGGCCATAATGGGTTTGGATTTGCACCCCTCCCTTTGTgcccaaaacaaaatttcaagcTTAGTCATTCAATTATCCTTTAAGTGGGttttcatatatatacacatctcacacttggtatttaaccaatgtgggatctaagttttt contains:
- the LOC108468751 gene encoding uncharacterized protein LOC108468751, translating into MLNLAKFLKYDIPTIKEGEGDEVIAFIAVEAWKHFDFLCQNYILNGLSDAVYEGYSIKKTTKKLWISLDHKYKIEDASAKKFLVAKFLNFVMIDFKLVVNQEQELQLIIHEIIAEGMVISESFQVAAIFEKLSPAWNDFKHYLKHKRWHFQKAKKTSRREKQPQNGSKLGPKGGISNKKKIQGKCFNCNKMGHKSSDCRIPKKVRANEANVMKEISKEMSDMDLCA